Within Caloenas nicobarica isolate bCalNic1 chromosome 20, bCalNic1.hap1, whole genome shotgun sequence, the genomic segment TGAGGAGGAAGGATTCTGCTTGACGAGAGATCATGGGGGTATTTTTGGACTAGAGAAAGCCTGTGTCAAAAGGTCAAGCTCCATTTAAACTAAAATTGTACCAGGCAGCTGCCGCTTCAAATCCGGAAAGGTGTCATCAGTGAGGCTTTCAAACAAAAGAGCAGGGAAAAATTCCCAGGGAGCAAAGCACACAAGTGATGCAGCCACTACTGATGAAGCCACGGAAGTTCTGTGTCCATGAGGAAAGGGTGGAGGGTGACAACAGtcaaagagggaaagaaaaacagacagaacGAACCGAATTCTGTTTAAATGAGGtgccaaaaagaaaatcaaaacagtgGTGCAACCATTTTGAGGCTAGCTGTGGTCATACTATGCATATCAGAAACTTGACAGACAAAAGACAGTGGTATTTCTGTTAACACTATGACAAAAAGTAGAGAGGAGAGACGGAGAGAGATCTGCTGAGGAAGAAGTGAGGTAGATATACGTATATTATATAATAAAGaatatgtatttcatatttctttaaagTACATATAGAAGTCAATTTAGAGTCAAACCAGGTGAACGAGCTAGCAATTTCAGCAGTACCACAGAATCCCATGAATTAAAATTTTAGTTTCTGATACCAAAAGTACAGTCTAGGATCTGTGTCACTAAGTGCCCACCAGGATAACCATATCGCCTGTGATATCCCAGGGGAGGTCACAgaggctgccagggcaggaaatGCAGCACTAACGGGAGACTTCCACCTCCTCCGCCTTTTTCTCACACCCACAGATTGTGCAAGTGTCACATCAAGACATGATGTACAtaagaaattttgaaatgcaaTTAGTGGTGGCTTCCTGGAAGAGCTAGCAAGAAAGTCTGCAAGAGGCAGTGGagtctcttcctttctccctgtgTATCAGGCATGGTCCCCAAAGCTGTAATTGTTCTGTACCAGAGATTGCATTGCGCTCTTGACATCCCTGCAGGAGCCaccaaagacaaaggaaaaaacctgcCAGGTTCACAAATGCAGTCAGCTTCAAAAAGGGAAACTACATAAGAATGAGGAAACTTGTTGGGAAAAGAGTGATAAAAGGTGCAGTAAGAGAGTTAGCCTTTCTAGGAAGAATGGGTTTACACCCCATATTGGAGAGCCAGCGTGTATCACCCATCCAGAGCCAAGGAGGAGATGAAGGAAACTCAACAGCCAGGCAAAGGGTGGTGTTAGCAGCCACAGGGCATTCTTTAAAAACCTTGGTCAAGTGAGGAAAATTGACAGGTTCTTGGACTCTCATAGGTTACTTGTACAATACAAGGCTGGtcaaaaaaatctgtggaacAATTGTGTCCTTTTATAAGTACTGCTAGAGCCTGCTGGGTGGGTAAGGGCTGCTGAGTACCAGAGAAGCGACCACAGCAGGTAATAGCAGAAAAGCTAAACAAATCATGTGGCTTTGTGTTTGATGTGGGAGCCAGTGTGTGCCACAGTATCTGCTTAGCAGAAAGGTGTGGGAAAAGTGATGGGACGAAGCTTAAGTAGCTGCTATTGGTCACTGGTGGCTACACggagcttttctctttcccagtaCCAATCTGCGAGTCAGAAAAACACATAGCAAAACCACTTTGTAACCTTAGGCAAATCACTTTATGCCCTGCTGGGCCTTCCTTGCTTCCTATAAAATTGGGATAACAGCTTTCTCTTAAAAGTCCTCCATTGGTTACGTGGGACTGCAGTACTGCAGCAGCCGTGCTCGCGTGATGCAGTGTATAGGCAGGACTGGTTACTTGTGTGGGTAACTCGCTGCCTGGACCTCCACACCACGACCTGCTTGCCAAGAGAGCGATGCTGAACGAGGAACCTCAATGTCTAAACATGCTATCAAGGgcttgtgggtttgtttttttgagcCTCCTATTTTTCTGGATGTCTGAGATGCTTTGAGCCTGATTTCTCAGGGGTCGTGATCACAGACATCCACCTGATGGTGCGAGatcagctcttctgaaaattgAAGAGAAGCAAGGGCAggggtgggtttgtttggtgtggtATTAGGTTGTAGGTCTGGCGAGGGGTGGTGGGGAAGTTAAacatttttacttaaaatttagTCTAATTTTAGGTGCCTGAAAATCAGGAGTTTAGCAGAAGACAGACTCTAAGACTGGGTCTTTACTTTGTGCATGAGTTATCGTGTTGTATTTAGAGCTAAACAGAAAGAGCACAAATATGGTTGTTTTAGAAAGAGACCTCCTTAAACGCAGCTAATAGTGCAGACCTGCAAACAGTCCAAACCCAAGAGGTGGAAACACTGGACAGCacgtggggctgcagaagaacgCGGGTGCTGGCGAAGCAGCATTCATTAGCAGTTACAGTAGCTCACGGCAGATAACAGATGTGTGAAGCCTTCTCTGGATCTGCCTCTGGTGTGTTCATCAGCAAACTGAAAAGTTCTTCCAGTGGCTCTGGGACAAAGGGGGATGATAGCACAGAGCAGCTCCGTGGCACGGGATTGAGTCATCGTTAAGGCAGATAGGACACATTTATATATGAATACAAAGGAGATGTAAGTATGggataatataaatataatcgTGAGCAGCAGGGCTGAAGCAGAGTGATTGCAGGTCATCTGAAGTCTTTCCAGCACACATGGGTGTAGACTTGCCGTATGTAACAGAAAAGTCTAGGATTCCCCCCCTTTCCTATGGGAAGGTATATTGGGTACTCTTGATGTTGGAGATAAATTTTGCCTTTAAACTGAAGGTTCATTGTAAATTTTAAAGTTTACAATGAACCCGATGGTCATCAAAAGCCAGTGGTATTCATTATCTTGGCTATGAGATGCCAGTTCAGGGATCAACTTTAGATCTACAGCTTGAAACCTTTTTCCCagtgctcagctccagctgtacAGTTTTGACTCATTTGAAGGAATTTGAGACAAATGCCAgttgtgaaaaaaaaccccaagaccTTCTTTATAAGTTCATGGGCTGCTGAGATCAGCACAAAAATGCCCAGAATTGGAACTTGCTATTGTATTCCTCCCTACTATGTCATGCAACACTTCTTCCATGCATCTCAAAAGTTTGTATAGGTTTTTCTAAGTTAAATCTCATAATGCGGTCCACAGCATGCAACACTTCGTAAACTGCGGTTCGTTGACAATGCCATAATGGTTTCCATACAACTCAGAttgttagtattttttttaatatggtttACTTGATCTTCCACTATTGCTAGTCTCAAATATTGAAAAATTTTGACTGAGACCTAAAATATTGTGAAGCCGGCTATAAAATCTGAAgattaaatgaagcaaaatgctCAGTTTCCATTGATACCTTCcgtttctttttattttttttttgcacttttcCTCCAAACTCTTTAACTGAAGCCTGCATTTCTAGTATCTGGTGCTGTGGGAAAGCCACTGGCAAGGCTCCTGTTGAAAGTTTTGTGGCACTGTTTGAGGAGAGGTGGCAGTGAGCTGCATTGCAGGACAGTTAAgatgagggaaggaaaggagcaCTGGGAGCAAAAGCCTTGTACATAGAGGAGAGGGAGGGCATCAACCAGCCAAACCTTATTTCGGGTTGGAAATGTTTGCAGGACTTGAGATGACCTGAAAAATTCCAGTAAGATGCGTGCCAGGGAACTTACAAGGGTGGAGCTGGAGGAAGGTATTCCCTGTGATGGCAAGAAGTGAGTTTGGGATTGCAGGATGAAACAGTGCCCAGCTCTCACCTCCAAGCCATTGCATAACAAAATACTTTGTGATTTTTATATCAGAAGTGAGTCATACCCCTGTGACTTCCCTTCAGCGGCTCTTCTGTGAATTGTTTACTTTGCAGAGATGAAGATGTTTGCTTCCAAATCCTTCCTACTTCTTCAGAGGTTTGCCGGGCGGGTAGGCAGGGTCCTGGCCCGTATCAGCGAAtgtcctctgcagcagcaccgCCGTGCCGTGAGGCAGTTTCTCCAACACCGCTCTGGGGCTGAGCCCTTGTGCTGTTTGCCAAAAGGTCCAAAAGAAAGCGTGTTTGCTGTGTTGTGCATAAAGCCTATGCTAGCAGCACCCAGCGACTGCTCTGCAGGCACCGGGAGCTGTCGTGCTATGGGGTCTTTCTGTGCAGGGCTGGTGTGAAATCAGAATTTGATTTTCACAGATTAATattgtatttcaaagaaaaaaaaaatgctgttgtgtTCTTCCATCTCAGATGAGATGAAAGGTGAGGTTTGCCCAATTTATGCTGGGGGAGCCGTTCAATACAAAATCCTGTTTTGGAAGACCTGAAGCAGAAATGGGTTTCTGCTTCCCAGCTTGCCAAAGCCCAGGGATCCATGGCACGAGCAGGTGTCCAGCGAGGCCAGCGGAAGCAGTGGGAGAGCGCTGTGCTGGCCAGCCTGCTAACACCACTGTGCTCTGCACCACAATCACACTTCTAGCATTTGgaagctccttttttttttatttttttatttttttatttcacctcTTCTGAGATGTTGTAAATGTATTacattgttttcttcaaaagaggaaaaaagaaattgataATTGAATCCAGATATGgcattttctggtttatttccTGAGTGCTCTTACCACTGCTTTTACTGTTCATGGTGAGGATGTTGGGTTAAGACCTTCCCCTGAGTCCCATGATCAAGTCCCATCTCTGCTTGTCTAGACTCCTGATGACCCTAATGAAATCATATCTTCTTGCAGTGCCTTTCTTCCCGATCTCTAACGTGCCGGTAATACTTCCTTCCCCTCTAAGATGTATTTTGCTTATTAGGCTAAAATCCAGGGCGACATGGGATGTCTTGTGCTTATATGGAAGTGAAGTGCCCAGCACAGTCAACCCCTGAAATCAGGAGGTACCAGAGCACACAGAAACCTGGATGTGGTTGGAGGGTGATTCCTCCCAAAGCACCCGCTAGTGCCACCTCACACGGTGGGGCTTGTGAGGTGGAGAGGCTGCACATGATGCAAACCCTTCCCTAACTTGcaagaagaaagcaggaaagtgGAGTGCTGCACCTCACTCAGCTGGGGTGTGACTGGTCACCAAAAGCCTGGTGCCTAAGGCCTTTCGGGCTGCACCATTAAATCTCCACCTAGCTGAGAAACTAGAGGGGTAACACTGCCACAAGAGCCTTTCTCACTAAGGATTTATGGGAAATATAACTGTAAAAGCAGTTGTCACTCTGTAGGCATGTCTCCTGGTTCTCTCGGTGGACTGTGTTCAGCAGTTTTCCACTTCCCATGCACTCATCTTTAGAACTGAAATTCCCAGCTCAGGATTTTTGTGCCAGACAAAattttttccctggaaaattTCCATCAGTACAGCTCATTCTTGCCCAGAAAGCAGAGGTCGTGTTTTCCAGAGGAAAGGCTTTTTAAAGCACCCTGCTTAGGTAGCCATCCTCCTACCAGGATCCAAGTCAGCTTGCTTAGCTCCAATGTTCTAAGCTGCATGACCTCATTGGACTGACCTGCAGAAGTCTTGAGCACTGGAAGTTACAACCAAAATTAATGACAGTTCTGCTTGTACAATAGAAGCTACTCTGAAAAATCAGGTGTTTAGGTAGCTTGCTTCAAGCAACCCGAATTAAAGGTTGTTATTTACTCATTTACCTTTCCGTCATGATGAGGCTCCCTGCTTGTGAAGAGGACAGCATCATCCACTCATTTCACCAATCAGAAAGTTTAACTTGTTTTTGAGGCACACACAGATTTACCGTGCAATGCGTATTTAATCTTCAGAGCAGGGTTTTGCATGGCAAAAACAGAGACGGAAAAGCTCTTAATGTACAGTACATTTATTAATCAGCATGAGCAGGGAGCGTgtggcagctgtgctggggcaggtttTCAGGCACTACTGTGGCACGTTGTATAATTCACCTCAGAGAGCCGATGACGGCTCTGGACATTGGAACCTCTCAACACATCAGCAGCTTAGGCAGAAACCACTGTGTCTTTGGGCAGGTCAAAACTGGAGCTGCTTTGCCCCAGGGTCTTCTGGCTACTCCATTGACTGGCCAGGCTCAGTAGTGACTTCCAGAGCAGGCTGCGAAGCCTCTGTAATGGTGCTGTTCCAAACAATGTGTGTCTGTTCCTACTTAGAGAAAAGGCCGCACTGGTTTTGATGTGCTTTGAGGCACTTTTTGCCTGAAAGTTTGAATTAAATTATCAGATCATGCTAGAACAAAAGATATGTGACTTCTGACTGTGGAGAGCGTAGTGTACGAGGTGTGGTGTGATACGTGGCTTGTGGCTGTTTGTTGAACAGAAAAGCTTCTGAATTtattgtggttttggggtgatttgtattcaagtaattatttttattcttgtagGACCACGTTTTGGCTAACTTCTGAAGACACTGACCTCTGCGCTTCAAGGGCCGTTTGTGTCTCTGATCCCAGAGGGCTGTGCAAGTGTACTGAGCTTCTGGGAAAGCAGAAACTCCCTGAGTcccataaaacaaaaacaaaatcatttttttgCTAGTTGAAGGCACGTGACTAGCTGTTTATACAGTCAATCTCATGATGCATTCACTCTCCTTTAAATCATACTTGCAGTAGATTAGAAAACACATCTCATTAAAAAGACATCATGCCACAGAGAAATATACCACTTTTTCATAACCCCATGTCTCAGTGAAAACACTAAGAGGCAAgagataatttcaaaatataaaaaaaagaagggtttttttaatgtaaatgacTTTTTGACACTGCATTGATTCTGCATATCAATTTTCAGAGGGGCAGGATTTCCAGCCTGAGGCATTTGGAGAACCTTGTCTTTTAGGTCTGCTATGCGTTCCCAGATGCCAGGGGCAAGGCAAGGAGACACATTTAAATTTTCAAGGAATCCGAATGGCTTGGTCAGTGACAGGTTGGGGTGGAATGTCTGGAGTGCTCTTATTATTTCTTGACATTCATGAGGCCGGCCCCATCTAATGTGAGTACTGTTGTGTTAAGAGCCTTATAGGCATGTCGTGGGCAAAGCCAGACTCGGAGAAACGGGTGTTCCTATTTGTTGCTTAagtgcagggcagggatgggaggCGCAACAGCTCGCATAAGCCATGGCAAGTACTGCTGTGACCATCCATCGTCTCTGCTCTGAGTGACGTTCTGGTGGGCATGTTGAAAACCTCCCATGGAGCAAGGGCACCTCCAGGCAGTTTCACTGCAGTGGCATTTCTGCATCTGTCTTAACTTTCATCCCTGCTTTGGGTGCCTGGGTCTTGGAGCCAGATCTTCAGGCCAGGGTGTTACAGGGTCTGGGGTTTTGCTGCTCTGATATGTAGAACAAGGAGTCCTTCAACCCCAGTGGACCCTTTGGGGCTTGTTTTGTGTCTCAGAAAGTAACCGGGGAGGGTGGCAGCGTGCGTGTCTTGACATAGCAGCTCCTGCCAAATGCCGAAGcgttatcatagaatcattttagttgaaagagaccctcaagatcgagtccaaaTATTAACCcgacactggcactaaaccatgtccctaagaacctcatttacgtgtcttttaaacgcCTCCAGGGCCTGTTGCTTTGCCTGCCTGCATCAAGGCTCAATGTGCTTTGGTGTGCGGGTTGCCCTGGGTGCAGACATCCCCCTTCTCTCcgtccctgtggggctgggccaCATGCAGCTCCCCTGCGTGCTGGGAAGAGGGTCGAGTTCAGCACCGCCCCAGGACTGCGCAGCTCCAACTGATCTTACTCTGTGCTGAGGCTGCCAAGCTCttggagcagaagcagcagttcaGTGAAAGCAGATGAAGGGTAGAGAAATGTGTCAGTCAGTTATCTTCTCGGTCCTTATTGAAGAAGTGAGATACACTTGTGGTTTGTaagattgtttttattttaaactaaggGAAATcaacaaagcaaagtaaaaaCAGGAGTAATATTTTAATTGGTAACAGCTtgtatgaaacaaaacacaagactGCAGACATCTCTGCAAAAAGTTGTGTCTTGGTTCATCAGAGTTACAATACatagaatataaaattattagAGCAAGTAGCACCCCTAACTGCCCCAACACACCCCAAATCACTGTTTATTACCAGCCAGCTTCTCagttgctttgctttcccatgAAAATCCATCCACAAGGCTGTGACATGCTCTGAGGAACAGTCGAGGAGTTTTCACCTGTGAAGGTCTGGGtgggaggaaagcaaagcacagagccCCTGGGAGAGCCTGCTCAGGCAAGGGAGAATGAACCATGCCAGGGGGCAGCTGGGCTGTCAtgcagccacagcagcctgCTTTTCCAAGAGCACTTTGCTGAGGTCTTGAGACCTTCTTGTGACCCGCAGGTGATTTGCTGCTCATCCCAGGAAGCACAGCAGATAGGCAAGGCCTCGAAGTGAGCAGCGCCTCGGTACCTGCTGGTTCCCCAAGCAGGTGACGGGTGTGCTGCTCCCCTGCTAGCTCATGTttgcctcctccctgctgctgtacTGGCACGGCTTGTGCTTTGTGCTGGACACCGATGCGCTGCCTGGACCGCAGGGGAGGTGGTAGAGAAGGATGCTCAGCCCTTCCCCATTTCATGTCAGGACTTTGtctgccctgccctgcttgCAACACCCACTACGCAGCATAGCAAAAACTGCTGGGAACGGTGCTCCAACCCTCCATCCTCCGCTCTCCATTCCGTGCTCACCCTCCTCCTATGCATCTTTCTATTGTTATCTATTCCTTTTTTATCATTATCTCTTCTCTGCAATCTCTACTTACATGCAGCAGCTTTAATTGTGTTTCTGTGCTACTCAGCCAGCAGTGACATAACCTTTATGGCAGCTGGATGCAAAGGAGCTGCGTTGGCTGGATCCGCAGGGTCACTGCGGTGTGCGTGTCGGGACCAGGGAGGGAGCTGACACGAACTCACAGAGGTGCTGCACGGCTTGTGCTTGACTGGAAAAGTCCTTGTGCTCTGAACTACCCATGAAGATGGAGcttccccagggaagtggtgttTCCCTTGCTCATGGCAAGGCTGTGGATGGGGCTGAGAAGCTTTCCTTCTGTCACAGACTGTTTCTGAACTATTTAATTCTTGTCCTCTAGACATGTCACTTCACAGGCAGGTTTTGCTGGAAGGATATAGAATACTTTAGCTTCACATAGCACCGTTTGTTAGAAGGGTCCTGAGGCACTGACGTGTACTCAGCTCTGAAATGCAGCCCTCTGCCGAGCAGAGCTCCTCCCCAGCTCAGAACAGACTGAAtatagtgacttgtttttccaGGATCTCAGAGTCAACCCCATAATGCATCAAGAACTTTTCCTCCCAGAAGCATCTTTCTCTCGTACCTCGTGACAATCAGGTGCCATCCGTTATTAGCAAAGTTTGCTGTTCTCTTTGTTTTACACCTTACTCTGTCACTGCAGGATACCAGCCTACTATCCCATGTACTCCAGCAAGTTGAATTTCATACAACAAGAAATTGCAGACTCTTCATCCATGACCTAAGGTTTCCTGGAGGGAATAAGGGAGGAGCTGACTCAGAGCAGAATCCTGCTATAATTTATACAGGCCCCAATAAGTCTGATTCCCTGCCTGAATAACATCAAGATGACGGGTATTTACCTGACAGTACAGCTTATCTCccttttgcaggaaaaaaggtCTCCCAAAATTTATTGTTCTGGTTTCATTTCCCTCCTTTGGTCCTGTAACCTTGTTGAGGGTGTTGTTTGGCTCTTTGCACAGCTCTACGGTAAAAGGCTCTTCCATAACTTTTACGCGGTTGACCTGAGCGTAGATGAAGTAGTTGCCGCTCTGCTCGATTATGAGGTACTGGTCACGGTCCTGTACAAATCCGTCGCAGTGCTCTAAGCTCCACTCCCAGCTCATGACACCCATGGAATTTTCTGTAGAGGACTTTTTTACTgaggaaaacacaaacaaaatggGTACAGTGATTAATTATGTTTAAGGACAACTTTGTTCTGTACATTAGCATGTTTTGTTACTGTTTCCTGTCAATGCATCTCACTGCCCACTCCCTTCCtgactttttaattattattgttgtGGTTATTATTATTGATCTTTTTGAGTTTACTAACTCCTCAGAAGTGCTAGGAAGGGGTCTTAATCTGCCAGGAGAGGTTGTGAAGGACCCCCAGGGCCATGGGTGGCTTGGAGGGGCTCCCCACCAGGACAGGTTAGCTGCAGAAAACACCCTGGAGACAGGGAACCTTCAAGGCTGAGGGTTGAGTTTGAGCTCACctctaataagaaaaaaatcatgggCAGAACTTCAGCCCGATCTGAGGATGATGAGGGTGATTACAGTAATCCTCTGCTCACTGGCTGCTGTGGGATGTAGTCTTTCACAAGAGCTGAGCCTGCAGGATCTTCCCAGATTTGCCCCTCTCTCTGTGCTGGACAAACACATGGCGTCAGCATTAAAGCTAACGAAGGGTGGCAGCTGTGTCATACCCCTTGCTGCACACGGACAAACTGGGTAAGGAGACAGCCCAGCACTGTCAGACTGTGCCTGCCGTGAGGGCATGTGTGTCCGCAGTACGTAATGCGGTGAGGTCTCGATGCAGGATGGATCCAACGCCATGTAACAGGGACACCCAGCTCCGGCCACAGCGCTGGTTGGAACCTTCAGCCACTGCGTCTGCCTGGGGGCTCCTGGCTGCTTCGGGTCTCGCCCACTCAACAGCCATTAGCTCAAGTTTTATGCATGAGTTTAATTAAATCTCTCGGTGTGTCTGAGCTGGTATATGGGGCATTACTGTTGGACTGCCTTATGTTGAGGTTAGGGAACTGATGCCCAACACTTGGCAGCAATAAATCTGGCACTTGCGATGCTGATTTTACTGGCCATTTTCAGAGAGCTGCACGTGGCTGATTCCGGCAGAGAACTGGTTGCTGGCTGACCGCGCTGggcgcagggctggggagatCTGTTTGTCGTGGCCACAGTGTCCTACGGGCTCCGCATTTCTGTGGTCAGAACTTACACCTGTCCTTGGGGCAGTTGTAAACAGGAATGAGGGCTGTGAGACAGTCATCTTTGTCACAGCACAAGcctgacaaaaccagaaagcgGGTCTAGAATCTCCATACTTACGATATCCATGTGCCCAGCACAGCGCCGGTGCCTGTGGAAAGAAGCAGGACTTGGTTAGTGTTTTTTACTGCAATTTTTCCATCTATCAGTGAACTCAACAGAGGAGCATTGTCATTACAAGTGCACAAAAGCATTCTCCTAGGAAGGGAAATAACCTTTTTATGTGTAATTACAAACAAACACAAGCAATGATTTGTTATGAAGCAGTTGTTTTCCAGCAAAGCTTGAAATGTTTGGAATAGACCAGCATTTTTCGTATCAATTTTGGGGgtattttcacaaaataaacaagACAACTACCAGCAGTGCCTAGAAGGATGTCTATGCTCCTTTTGGGTGACAGGACTTTCATTTCATCCCCGGATTTAGCTCCTGTGGACTGTCACATGTGAGGTTTTTGTGGACAAGGACTTGATTTAAAACCAGTGCATACACATGGGGAGCTGCACAGTGTTGCGCTAATTCACCCTCATTGAAATTGTGAACCTTTCCCTCTGTGCGTCATAGTTTGAACTCATTTCGCACCGATTCAGTGCGCGGCAGAGCTGTGTAGCAGCCGTGCACTGCCATGCTGGCGCTTGATGCTTTTC encodes:
- the LOC135996727 gene encoding uncharacterized protein LOC135996727 gives rise to the protein MRNRLNPVDSFSAIKITAISRISIVEAPELMMDGNIPQKRKFPCCQLAFYTSIFALIMIPALVSVVFCLLHHKQAPALCWAHGYLKKSSTENSMGVMSWEWSLEHCDGFVQDRDQYLIIEQSGNYFIYAQVNRVKVMEEPFTVELCKEPNNTLNKVTGPKEGNETRTINFGRPFFLQKGDKLYCQVNTRHLDVIQAGNQTYWGLYKL